The Nitrospira sp. genome contains a region encoding:
- a CDS encoding transcriptional regulator: MLPPERTLRQRMVDLLTEARLTTEQLARMLGIPERQVEEHLVHVVKTVSRDRSRRFVLEPSICVDCGFMFRDRTRLTRPSRCPQCRSEGISSPRYRIDTLTSRRRDAGKGQP, from the coding sequence ATGCTGCCTCCTGAACGCACCCTGCGTCAGCGCATGGTCGATCTCCTGACCGAGGCTAGGCTGACCACCGAGCAGCTGGCCCGGATGCTGGGGATTCCGGAACGGCAGGTAGAGGAGCACTTGGTTCATGTGGTAAAAACGGTGTCTCGGGACCGCTCACGACGGTTTGTCCTCGAGCCGTCCATTTGCGTAGATTGTGGATTCATGTTCCGTGATCGAACAAGATTGACACGACCAAGCCGCTGCCCGCAGTGCCGCAGCGAAGGGATTTCCTCTCCTCGCTATCGCATTGATACACTCACATCACGCCGGAGAGATGCCGGGAAAGGACAACCATGA
- a CDS encoding pyridoxamine 5'-phosphate oxidase family protein, which translates to MSSSRQHNSGAESDGPDVPEPSHAERAKTLVYLQQTGSLSTLSRKQPGWPFGSVMPYGLDAQEQPVFLISTMAMHTQNLLGDPRASLLVTPPQSRIDPLGAARVTLMGSVTKVRKEENAEVRACYLERHANASYWVDYQDFGFFRMAIAEIYFVGGFGSMGWVAPADYGAATVDPLADAASNLIRELNAEQAETLVLLARALGHVEVQQATVTALDRFGFHLRFTTPDRMQGGRVAFARPVRSESEVRAGLAGLVVQVNAGLSILHSL; encoded by the coding sequence ATGTCTTCATCACGACAGCATAACAGCGGGGCGGAGTCAGACGGTCCTGATGTTCCTGAACCGTCCCATGCTGAGCGGGCCAAGACGCTTGTGTACTTGCAGCAGACAGGAAGTCTCTCGACGCTCTCGCGCAAGCAGCCAGGTTGGCCCTTCGGATCGGTGATGCCCTACGGATTGGATGCACAGGAGCAACCGGTCTTTCTGATCAGCACGATGGCGATGCACACACAGAACCTCCTGGGCGATCCACGTGCCAGCTTACTGGTGACTCCGCCTCAGAGCAGGATTGATCCCCTTGGGGCGGCCAGGGTCACGTTGATGGGCTCCGTGACCAAGGTGCGGAAAGAGGAGAACGCCGAGGTTCGCGCATGCTACTTGGAACGTCATGCCAACGCCTCCTACTGGGTGGACTACCAAGATTTCGGTTTCTTCCGCATGGCTATCGCGGAGATTTACTTTGTTGGAGGGTTTGGGTCGATGGGCTGGGTGGCACCGGCAGACTATGGAGCGGCGACTGTGGACCCGCTTGCGGATGCAGCCTCGAACCTGATTCGCGAGCTCAATGCCGAGCAAGCGGAGACGTTGGTACTGCTGGCACGTGCGTTGGGCCACGTGGAGGTGCAGCAGGCGACGGTGACGGCATTGGATCGGTTCGGATTTCATCTTCGATTTACCACTCCCGACCGGATGCAGGGCGGGCGTGTGGCATTTGCGCGCCCAGTTCGTAGTGAGTCAGAAGTCAGAGCCGGCTTGGCCGGCCTGGTTGTTCAGGTGAACGCAGGACTCTCAATCCTGCATTCGCTGTAG
- a CDS encoding PAS domain S-box protein: protein MMTSVGTLLERIWQNLPEGRLLPQDAWQQRHRTLLIILWGHAIVLPAFGLWMGHGLMLTSLAGGLVGVATLLASIGRLSHRLRAVLASISAFMSSALLVHFSGGYFEMHLDGFAMLVLIARYQEWPPLLINAGLVTLYHGVVSQLAPASIYNHPAAIEHAWIWALMYCGFNFVECAGLITYWRHDEIQRQREERFRQIAEHITEVFWLSDPEKNHILYISPAYENIWGRTCESLYAFPRSWLETIHSDDRDRVLQAALTRQSSGTYDEEYRIVRPDGSVGWIRDRAFPIPDAAGRVHRIAGIADDITERKQAEERLTRSRDLLKSFVEHTPAAVAMFDKHLRYVAVSRRWIQDYHLGDQDFIGRHHYDVFPEIRQYPDWQAVHQRCLAGAVERREEDCFVRKDGSKDWLRWEVHPWHDEIGEIGGIIMSTEVITERKQAEERLRQTLFAMDQAVDAVYWIDIDAKILYANEAASLMVGYSRDELLGMTVHDLNPDFPASLWPGFWEETRRNRTMSFETNHRAKDGRLVPIDLRVSFLAYEGQEFHCAFVRDITDIKRAGEALQTSEARLRCTLDVATDGLWDWNLATLQAYYSPSWIRLLGFEDQDIPMNNVFDWKRRIHEDDRPWVEQALDGHLEGRTASYIVEHRIRHRSGEWKWFAMRGKVVQWDEQGRPLRMMGTMIDITERKVSDGALTQAAQILERKNRELAEARDKALEAAKIKAEFLATMSHEIRTPMNGVIGMTELLLDTALTSEQREYAETVRLSSEHLLDIINDILDFSKIEAGKLDLEELNFDLHATMEEAVGLLGERAYDKGLELSCLVQSGVPTTLRGDPGRLRQILVNLIGNAIKFTDQGEVVVTVSAEREPEGVTAASADGTGRTIRFEVSDTGVGISPKQQAKLFQPFTQADGSTTRKYGGTGLGLAICKQLVESMGGRIGVDSKVGLGSVFWITVPFLLQAEGAQQTTPPPAALNGRAVLIVDDHATNRRVLEQSFRGKGVRYESAESGLQALQCLRNAADRHTPFDLAILDMQMPGMDGLELARRIKAEQAISATRLVLLTSVGRRGDAQAAQDAGIVAYLTKPIRRSLLFECLNMVLGSSSEPPGSTAPPPIITRHSLMETQMRSRPLILVVEDNPVNQKVAANMIEKLGYRVTVAANGREAVESLARISYALVFMDCQMPEMDGFEATRVIRDQEACVQQGGGKPPRIPIIAMTANAMAEDRERCLEAGMDDFLSKPVVTKSLAAILDRWLPHDTASTKAA from the coding sequence GTGATGACCAGTGTGGGCACCTTGCTGGAACGCATATGGCAAAATTTGCCTGAAGGCCGGCTTTTGCCTCAGGACGCCTGGCAGCAACGGCACCGGACTCTCCTGATCATCTTATGGGGTCATGCCATTGTTCTCCCGGCGTTCGGACTCTGGATGGGCCATGGCCTCATGCTCACCAGCTTGGCTGGAGGCTTGGTAGGGGTTGCCACGCTCCTGGCATCGATCGGCCGGTTGTCTCACCGGCTCCGCGCGGTGCTCGCGTCGATCAGTGCATTCATGTCATCGGCGCTGCTTGTGCACTTCTCCGGCGGCTACTTCGAGATGCATCTGGATGGGTTCGCCATGCTCGTGCTCATTGCGCGCTATCAGGAGTGGCCGCCTCTCTTGATCAATGCGGGACTCGTGACGCTCTACCACGGTGTGGTCAGCCAGCTGGCCCCTGCCTCCATCTATAATCATCCCGCAGCCATCGAGCATGCTTGGATTTGGGCCTTGATGTACTGCGGCTTCAACTTCGTCGAGTGCGCCGGCCTTATCACCTATTGGAGGCATGATGAGATTCAGCGTCAGAGAGAGGAGCGCTTCCGACAGATTGCGGAACATATCACGGAGGTGTTCTGGCTCTCCGACCCCGAAAAGAACCACATCCTCTATATCAGCCCCGCCTATGAAAACATTTGGGGCCGCACCTGTGAGAGTCTGTACGCGTTTCCGCGATCGTGGCTGGAAACGATCCATTCGGACGACCGCGACCGAGTGCTTCAGGCGGCGTTGACCAGACAGAGCTCCGGTACCTATGACGAAGAATACCGCATCGTGCGGCCCGACGGGTCCGTGGGATGGATCAGGGATCGAGCGTTTCCGATCCCTGACGCGGCGGGACGGGTCCATCGGATTGCCGGTATTGCCGATGACATCACCGAGCGCAAGCAAGCCGAGGAACGGCTTACGCGCAGCCGTGATCTCCTCAAGTCCTTTGTGGAACACACGCCTGCCGCCGTCGCGATGTTCGACAAGCATCTGCGGTATGTTGCTGTCAGCAGGCGTTGGATACAGGATTACCATCTCGGCGACCAGGATTTCATTGGCCGGCATCATTACGACGTGTTCCCTGAAATTCGGCAGTATCCTGATTGGCAGGCCGTTCATCAGCGCTGTCTGGCCGGCGCCGTAGAGCGCCGAGAAGAGGACTGTTTCGTGCGAAAGGACGGCAGCAAGGACTGGCTTCGATGGGAAGTGCATCCGTGGCACGATGAAATCGGTGAGATCGGCGGCATTATCATGTCTACCGAGGTCATCACGGAGCGCAAGCAGGCCGAGGAACGGTTACGTCAGACCCTATTCGCTATGGACCAAGCGGTGGATGCGGTGTACTGGATCGATATTGACGCCAAGATCCTCTACGCCAACGAGGCGGCCAGCCTCATGGTGGGCTATTCGAGAGACGAGCTCCTCGGCATGACGGTACATGACCTCAATCCGGACTTTCCGGCGTCCCTGTGGCCGGGCTTTTGGGAGGAGACGCGGCGAAACAGGACCATGTCCTTCGAGACCAACCATCGGGCCAAGGATGGGCGGCTCGTCCCGATCGACCTGCGCGTCAGTTTCCTCGCCTATGAAGGGCAGGAGTTCCACTGTGCCTTCGTCCGTGACATCACCGACATCAAGCGTGCGGGAGAAGCGCTCCAAACCAGCGAGGCGCGCCTCCGCTGCACGCTCGATGTCGCCACGGACGGCTTGTGGGACTGGAACCTCGCGACCCTCCAGGCCTACTACAGTCCCAGTTGGATTCGTCTCCTGGGCTTTGAGGACCAGGACATTCCCATGAACAACGTCTTCGATTGGAAGCGCCGCATTCATGAGGACGACCGGCCTTGGGTCGAGCAGGCACTGGACGGTCATCTCGAGGGCAGAACCGCCAGCTATATCGTGGAGCATCGCATCCGCCACCGCTCAGGTGAATGGAAATGGTTCGCCATGCGCGGAAAGGTGGTGCAGTGGGATGAGCAGGGGCGCCCCCTTCGCATGATGGGCACGATGATCGATATCACGGAACGTAAGGTATCGGATGGCGCGCTGACACAAGCCGCGCAAATTCTTGAACGGAAAAACAGAGAACTGGCGGAAGCCCGGGATAAAGCGCTCGAAGCCGCGAAGATCAAGGCGGAGTTTCTGGCCACGATGAGTCATGAAATCCGGACGCCGATGAACGGCGTCATCGGTATGACCGAGCTGCTGCTGGATACGGCACTGACGTCGGAGCAACGCGAGTATGCCGAGACGGTCAGACTGTCCAGCGAACATCTGTTGGACATCATCAATGACATCCTCGACTTCTCCAAAATCGAAGCCGGCAAGCTTGATCTGGAAGAGCTCAACTTCGACCTGCATGCGACGATGGAGGAAGCCGTCGGCCTGCTGGGTGAGCGCGCCTATGACAAAGGCCTTGAGCTGAGCTGCCTCGTACAGTCCGGCGTGCCCACGACGCTGCGAGGGGACCCCGGCCGCCTGCGCCAAATCTTGGTGAATCTGATCGGCAATGCCATAAAATTTACGGATCAGGGCGAAGTCGTCGTCACCGTGAGCGCCGAGCGTGAGCCCGAAGGGGTGACTGCCGCGAGTGCCGATGGCACCGGCCGAACGATTCGATTCGAAGTATCGGACACCGGAGTCGGAATCTCTCCAAAGCAACAAGCGAAACTATTTCAGCCGTTCACGCAGGCCGACGGCTCCACCACAAGGAAATACGGGGGCACCGGCTTGGGTCTTGCCATCTGCAAGCAGCTCGTGGAGTCGATGGGAGGGCGAATCGGCGTGGACAGCAAGGTCGGACTTGGGAGCGTCTTCTGGATCACTGTGCCCTTTCTCCTCCAAGCAGAGGGAGCTCAGCAAACCACGCCTCCTCCGGCCGCGCTCAACGGTCGTGCCGTCTTGATTGTGGACGATCACGCCACGAATCGGCGGGTTCTTGAGCAGAGTTTCCGTGGAAAAGGCGTGAGATATGAAAGTGCCGAGAGCGGGTTGCAAGCCTTGCAGTGCCTGCGCAACGCAGCCGATCGGCATACCCCGTTCGATCTGGCCATTTTGGATATGCAGATGCCGGGAATGGACGGATTGGAGTTAGCCAGGCGGATCAAAGCCGAACAGGCGATCAGCGCTACGCGCCTCGTTCTTCTGACCTCGGTTGGCCGGCGTGGTGATGCCCAAGCCGCTCAAGACGCCGGGATCGTCGCGTATTTGACGAAGCCGATTCGCCGGTCACTGCTGTTTGAGTGTCTCAACATGGTTCTGGGGAGCTCGTCCGAACCTCCTGGCTCGACCGCTCCGCCTCCGATTATCACCCGGCATAGTCTGATGGAAACGCAGATGCGGTCCCGGCCGCTTATCCTGGTGGTCGAGGACAACCCGGTCAATCAAAAAGTGGCGGCGAATATGATTGAGAAACTCGGTTATCGGGTCACCGTTGCCGCAAATGGGCGAGAAGCCGTCGAATCACTGGCACGGATTTCCTATGCCTTGGTGTTTATGGACTGCCAGATGCCGGAAATGGATGGTTTTGAAGCCACAAGGGTCATCAGAGATCAAGAGGCGTGTGTACAACAAGGTGGCGGTAAGCCACCTCGCATCCCTATCATTGCCATGACAGCCAACGCGATGGCGGAGGACCGAGAGCGGTGTCTGGAGGCAGGGATGGACGACTTCCTCAGTAAGCCTGTCGTCACCAAGTCCCTGGCTGCGATCCTGGATCGCTGGCTGCCTCACGACACGGCCTCCACGAAAGCCGCATAG
- the hpnR gene encoding hopanoid C-3 methylase HpnR, protein MKFLAVHPGPLMYTKIYLRLEPLGLEMVAQACRQAGHEVRLIDLQADTWKDYQALIRTWKPDAVAFGCNYLANVPEIVDLAKLTKQELPNSFVFVGGHSASFVAKDFLEHGNGAIDCVLKGEGEVAAPKLLMAVEQDRKAITKVPGVVTLDGEGPPAQFIENLDDIRPARDLLRNRHKYFIGVLDPCASVEFARGCPWDCSFCSAWTFYGRSYRTVSTEKAVEELEQVQEPGIFLVDDVAFIQAKQGMEIGEAVARRGIKKQYYMETRGDVLLRNKEVFQFWKTLGLQYMFLGVEAIDAEGLKMHRKRISLGRNFEALEFARSLGITVAINLIADPDWDRERFEIVRQWCLDIPEIVNISVNTPYPGTESWVTESRKLHTRDYRLFDIQHAVMPTKMPLADFYAELVKTQQVLNKKHLGWAALKGTAKIAAGHLMRGQTNFIKMLWKFNSVYNPELQMADHRRPVVYEMSPPPEKKDKVDAKQLYILPAKGRQGRAIDDSTETFVDESRMGTAV, encoded by the coding sequence ATGAAGTTCCTCGCAGTCCATCCCGGTCCGCTCATGTACACCAAGATTTATCTTCGTCTGGAGCCCCTTGGACTTGAGATGGTGGCTCAGGCGTGCCGCCAAGCGGGACACGAGGTCCGTTTGATCGACTTGCAGGCGGATACGTGGAAGGACTATCAGGCGCTGATCAGAACGTGGAAGCCCGACGCCGTTGCGTTCGGCTGCAATTACCTGGCGAATGTTCCGGAGATCGTGGATTTGGCGAAGCTGACCAAGCAGGAACTGCCGAACTCGTTCGTCTTTGTCGGGGGCCATAGCGCCTCGTTCGTGGCGAAGGATTTTTTGGAGCACGGCAACGGCGCCATCGATTGTGTGCTCAAAGGCGAAGGAGAAGTGGCCGCGCCTAAGTTGCTCATGGCGGTCGAACAGGATCGCAAGGCGATCACGAAAGTGCCGGGGGTTGTGACTCTTGATGGCGAAGGACCTCCCGCACAATTCATTGAAAATTTGGACGATATCCGTCCTGCGCGCGATCTGCTCCGAAACCGTCACAAATACTTTATCGGTGTGTTGGATCCCTGCGCCTCGGTCGAGTTCGCGCGGGGCTGCCCGTGGGATTGTTCCTTCTGCAGCGCCTGGACTTTTTATGGCCGCAGCTATCGAACGGTCAGCACGGAAAAGGCTGTGGAGGAGCTGGAGCAGGTTCAAGAACCGGGCATCTTCCTGGTCGACGACGTGGCCTTCATCCAAGCCAAGCAGGGCATGGAGATCGGCGAAGCCGTGGCGCGGCGAGGGATCAAGAAACAGTATTACATGGAGACGCGTGGTGATGTCCTGCTGCGCAACAAGGAGGTTTTCCAATTCTGGAAGACGCTCGGGCTCCAGTACATGTTCCTGGGTGTGGAGGCGATCGATGCGGAAGGCCTCAAGATGCATCGCAAACGCATCTCGTTGGGCAGAAACTTCGAGGCGCTCGAATTCGCCCGCTCTCTTGGAATCACCGTCGCCATCAATCTCATCGCCGATCCCGATTGGGATCGGGAGCGGTTTGAGATCGTGCGGCAGTGGTGTTTGGATATTCCGGAGATCGTGAATATCAGCGTCAATACTCCGTATCCCGGCACTGAGAGCTGGGTCACGGAATCCCGCAAGCTCCACACGCGGGATTACCGTCTGTTCGATATTCAGCACGCCGTGATGCCGACCAAGATGCCGCTGGCTGATTTTTACGCGGAACTGGTCAAAACCCAACAAGTCTTGAACAAGAAACATCTCGGCTGGGCCGCGCTCAAGGGCACGGCCAAGATTGCGGCAGGGCATTTGATGCGGGGCCAGACCAACTTCATCAAGATGCTGTGGAAGTTCAACAGCGTCTACAATCCCGAGCTGCAAATGGCCGATCACCGACGGCCCGTGGTCTATGAAATGTCGCCGCCGCCGGAGAAGAAAGACAAGGTCGACGCGAAACAGCTCTACATCCTACCGGCGAAAGGCCGCCAGGGCCGGGCTATCGACGATTCCACCGAGACATTCGTCGACGAGTCCCGTATGGGAACCGCGGTCTGA
- a CDS encoding SDR family oxidoreductase yields the protein MKPRVLITGAAGLIGRYFTETASRWAPGWEVHGLTRAGLDLTDHAAVEQAWRLLKPTAVIHCAALSRTKDCEQNPHLARCINVDATVRLAHLSKNIPFIFLSSGEVFDGRQGWYRENDDPTPINFYGKTKLEAEQLVLQNPRHTVVRIVLTAGTSPHGDRSFVEDMSRGAKSGKNMTLYCDEFRCPLPAGAIARAIWELTGADAPGLYHLGGRERLSRWEIGQALLPWYPELRGRLVEGSARVHTGAPRPADLSLNCEKIQAVLSFPIPGFRSWLDSRVRRGTDLWDYEAGLS from the coding sequence ATGAAGCCACGTGTCCTCATCACCGGGGCGGCGGGATTGATCGGGCGATATTTCACGGAGACCGCTTCTCGATGGGCGCCCGGCTGGGAAGTACATGGACTCACGCGCGCCGGCCTCGATCTCACGGATCATGCCGCCGTCGAGCAAGCCTGGCGGCTTCTGAAGCCCACGGCCGTCATCCATTGTGCGGCCTTGAGCCGAACAAAGGACTGCGAACAAAACCCCCACCTTGCTCGATGCATCAATGTGGACGCCACGGTGCGTCTCGCGCATCTTTCCAAGAACATTCCCTTTATTTTCCTGTCGAGCGGCGAAGTCTTCGATGGCCGACAAGGCTGGTATCGGGAAAACGACGACCCCACGCCGATCAATTTCTACGGCAAAACGAAGCTTGAAGCAGAACAGCTGGTATTGCAGAATCCTCGGCATACGGTGGTTCGGATCGTCCTGACGGCAGGAACCTCGCCGCACGGCGATCGAAGTTTTGTCGAGGATATGTCCCGAGGAGCCAAGAGCGGCAAGAACATGACGCTCTATTGCGATGAGTTTCGCTGTCCGCTGCCCGCGGGCGCTATTGCGCGTGCGATCTGGGAGTTGACCGGAGCCGACGCACCGGGTCTCTATCATCTTGGTGGCCGGGAACGATTGTCCCGCTGGGAAATAGGGCAGGCGCTGTTGCCATGGTATCCGGAACTGCGAGGCCGGCTGGTGGAAGGCTCCGCGCGTGTTCATACCGGCGCGCCGCGCCCTGCCGATCTCTCGCTGAACTGCGAGAAAATCCAGGCGGTCTTATCGTTTCCCATTCCAGGGTTCCGAAGCTGGCTGGATAGCAGGGTGCGTCGGGGCACGGACTTGTGGGATTATGAGGCCGGTTTGTCGTAA
- a CDS encoding DUF1295 domain-containing protein gives MFVSDPLPLVLAAYLVMTIVMTLLWAVQRKTRNAAIGDVGWCVGLILTVLWYASQAGGGTDRIFLTVMLVTLYAGRLALHILFNRVIGKEEDARYRRLREEWGESESAKMLAYFLLQALAVAAFSLPFLVLMWNPRPPSALVELIGLLIWGVAVAGEARADRQLAHFRADPRNQGRVCREGLWNYSRHPNYFFEWLHWCSYVVMTLGAPGWVFTLIGPIGMGLALLKITGIPRAERQALSSRGEEYKAYQATTNAFFPWFPRPSPYISVKS, from the coding sequence ATGTTCGTATCGGATCCGTTGCCCCTTGTGCTGGCGGCCTATCTGGTCATGACCATCGTCATGACTCTGTTATGGGCCGTGCAGCGGAAAACAAGGAACGCGGCGATCGGGGACGTCGGGTGGTGTGTGGGGCTCATCCTCACGGTCCTATGGTACGCCTCGCAGGCGGGCGGCGGCACGGATCGCATATTCCTCACGGTGATGCTGGTGACGCTCTATGCGGGACGGCTCGCGCTCCACATTCTATTCAATCGTGTGATCGGGAAAGAGGAAGATGCTCGGTATCGCCGACTGCGTGAGGAATGGGGTGAGTCAGAGTCGGCGAAAATGCTCGCGTACTTTCTCCTGCAAGCGCTGGCTGTGGCGGCGTTCTCGCTCCCATTTCTGGTGCTGATGTGGAATCCCCGGCCTCCTTCCGCCTTGGTCGAGCTCATCGGTTTGCTGATCTGGGGAGTGGCCGTAGCCGGTGAAGCGAGAGCCGACCGGCAACTCGCGCATTTCCGTGCCGATCCGAGAAATCAGGGCCGCGTCTGTCGAGAAGGCCTCTGGAACTACTCGCGCCATCCGAATTATTTTTTTGAATGGCTCCACTGGTGCTCTTATGTTGTGATGACCTTGGGAGCGCCCGGGTGGGTATTCACATTGATCGGCCCGATCGGTATGGGGTTGGCCCTCCTCAAGATAACGGGGATTCCTCGGGCAGAACGGCAGGCGCTTTCAAGTCGAGGTGAAGAATATAAAGCCTATCAGGCGACGACCAATGCGTTCTTTCCGTGGTTTCCTCGACCAAGCCCATACATATCCGTTAAGTCCTGA
- a CDS encoding PilZ domain-containing protein: MMKTYAIRKKLRTHVQCQFCYFCDGALANGIVWDLSEAGWRSTGEHPIPVGSETTVYITLSNGHKILIDTAVVRWSEGREAGWEITRMDEASRARLMDFIEQFKAAELTSKTSDKVRRR; the protein is encoded by the coding sequence ATGATGAAAACATACGCGATCCGCAAGAAGCTACGGACCCACGTTCAATGTCAGTTCTGCTATTTCTGCGACGGCGCGCTCGCCAATGGGATTGTCTGGGACCTTTCGGAAGCAGGCTGGCGTTCGACGGGAGAGCATCCCATACCCGTTGGGTCCGAGACGACCGTCTACATCACCCTGAGTAATGGACACAAGATTCTCATCGATACTGCGGTGGTGCGCTGGTCGGAGGGACGCGAAGCGGGATGGGAAATTACGCGGATGGATGAAGCCAGCCGGGCCCGCCTGATGGATTTCATCGAACAGTTCAAAGCGGCTGAATTGACCTCGAAAACATCGGACAAGGTGCGTCGGCGCTAG
- the ettA gene encoding energy-dependent translational throttle protein EttA, producing the protein MATNDKQVIFSLVNVGKVYPPKRQVLREIYLGFYYGAKIGVLGLNGSGKSSLLKIIAGVDPNYTGEITRSKGYSVGLLEQEPQLDANKTVKEVVEEGKADLVALLHEYEAVSNKIGEVGPDEMEKLLDKQAQLQEKIEAANGWELENELDIAMDALRCPPADQKVGTLSGGEKRRVALCRLMIQEPDILLLDEPTNHLDAESVQWLEQHLQQYKGTVIAVTHDRYFLDNVAGWILELDRGHGIPFQGNYTSWLEQKKDRLEKEEKAESKRKKTLEHELEWIRMSPKARQSKGKARLNRYEELVNQKQDQVSDDLEIYIPPGPRLGDVVVEANGISKAFGDNVLYESVNFSLPKGGIVGVIGPNGAGKTTMFKMIIGKEKPDAGSIKVGETVKLGYVDQDRSLDGNKSVYEIISDGQDTIKLGKAEVNARGYCARFNFAGTDQQKKVKDLSGGERNRVHLARMLKEGANLIILDEPTNDLDVNTLRALEEGLENFAGCAVISSHDRWFLDRIATHILAFEGDSKVVWFEGNYSEYEADRKKRLGREADQPHRIRYRKLTRN; encoded by the coding sequence ATGGCCACGAACGATAAACAGGTTATTTTTTCACTCGTCAACGTCGGGAAGGTCTATCCGCCGAAGCGGCAGGTGCTGCGGGAGATCTACCTGGGCTTCTACTACGGCGCGAAGATCGGGGTACTGGGTTTGAACGGGTCGGGTAAGAGCTCGTTGCTCAAGATCATTGCCGGTGTGGATCCGAACTATACGGGCGAGATCACACGATCGAAGGGTTACAGTGTGGGGCTGCTTGAACAAGAACCCCAGCTCGATGCCAACAAAACGGTCAAGGAAGTGGTCGAGGAAGGGAAGGCCGACTTAGTGGCGTTGCTGCACGAATACGAGGCGGTCAGCAACAAGATCGGCGAGGTTGGGCCTGATGAGATGGAAAAGCTGCTCGACAAGCAAGCGCAACTGCAAGAGAAGATCGAAGCAGCGAACGGATGGGAGCTTGAAAACGAGCTCGACATCGCCATGGATGCGCTGCGCTGTCCACCGGCTGATCAGAAGGTGGGAACTTTGTCAGGTGGTGAGAAGCGTCGGGTTGCGCTCTGCCGCTTGATGATCCAGGAGCCGGATATTCTGTTGCTCGATGAGCCGACGAACCATCTGGATGCCGAGTCGGTCCAATGGCTTGAGCAGCATCTGCAACAATATAAAGGCACAGTCATTGCCGTGACTCACGATCGGTACTTTCTCGACAATGTCGCCGGATGGATTTTGGAGCTGGATCGTGGCCATGGTATTCCGTTCCAAGGCAATTACACGTCTTGGTTGGAGCAGAAAAAGGACCGACTGGAAAAGGAGGAAAAAGCGGAGTCGAAGCGGAAGAAGACGCTGGAGCATGAATTGGAGTGGATCAGGATGTCGCCGAAGGCTCGGCAGTCCAAGGGCAAGGCGCGCTTGAATCGCTACGAAGAATTGGTCAACCAAAAACAGGATCAGGTGTCGGACGATCTGGAAATCTACATTCCACCGGGGCCACGGCTCGGCGATGTGGTGGTCGAAGCGAACGGCATCAGCAAAGCGTTCGGTGATAACGTGCTCTATGAGAGCGTGAACTTCAGTCTGCCGAAGGGCGGCATTGTCGGTGTGATCGGCCCGAACGGCGCCGGCAAGACGACCATGTTCAAGATGATCATCGGCAAGGAGAAGCCGGATGCCGGATCGATCAAGGTCGGCGAGACCGTCAAGCTCGGCTACGTGGATCAGGATCGGAGCTTGGACGGCAACAAGAGCGTGTATGAGATCATTTCGGACGGCCAGGATACCATCAAGCTGGGGAAGGCCGAAGTCAATGCCCGCGGCTACTGCGCCCGCTTCAACTTTGCCGGGACGGATCAGCAGAAAAAGGTGAAGGATCTCTCAGGCGGTGAGCGCAATCGAGTGCATCTGGCCCGCATGCTGAAAGAAGGGGCGAACCTGATCATCCTCGACGAGCCGACCAACGATCTCGACGTGAATACCCTGCGGGCGCTTGAAGAAGGGCTGGAAAATTTTGCAGGCTGTGCCGTGATCAGCAGCCACGACCGTTGGTTCCTCGACCGAATCGCCACTCACATTCTCGCCTTTGAAGGCGACAGCAAGGTCGTCTGGTTCGAAGGGAACTATAGCGAATACGAAGCCGATCGCAAAAAACGCTTGGGCAGGGAAGCCGATCAGCCGCATCGAATCCGATACCGGAAGCTGACGCGCAATTAG